From the genome of Vibrio gangliei, one region includes:
- a CDS encoding peptidoglycan DD-metalloendopeptidase family protein yields the protein MSIEHQLDAFEQTLKQHEFHPVIVPELQFGKGLIVDLSPSSEIWKKVTDEHDFSAEIKRQVAETGAVVEIGRYAEQRMIYQDTENFEHTESRTLHIGLDLGIPAGNSVFAPIQGEVVAFANRQIQGDYGPVIILRHQLEGHIFHTLYGHLATSSLQDLYIGKIIQAGEAFATIGTYDENGGWATHLHFQIIRDLGEYLDDYPGVVDPKQADFYLRNCPNPNWILGRSDLA from the coding sequence ATGAGTATTGAACATCAGCTTGATGCATTCGAGCAAACCCTCAAGCAGCATGAGTTTCATCCGGTGATTGTGCCGGAACTGCAATTTGGCAAAGGGCTGATTGTCGACCTTTCACCAAGCAGCGAGATCTGGAAAAAGGTCACCGATGAACATGACTTTTCAGCTGAGATAAAACGCCAAGTAGCAGAAACTGGCGCAGTGGTTGAAATCGGCCGCTACGCCGAGCAGCGCATGATTTATCAAGACACCGAGAACTTTGAACATACCGAGTCACGCACTTTGCACATCGGCCTCGATCTTGGTATTCCAGCGGGCAATTCTGTTTTTGCGCCAATACAAGGTGAAGTTGTCGCGTTTGCCAATCGTCAAATACAAGGCGATTACGGCCCGGTGATCATTTTACGCCACCAGCTTGAAGGCCACATTTTCCATACGCTTTATGGCCATTTGGCTACCTCTTCGCTGCAAGATTTATATATTGGAAAAATAATTCAAGCCGGAGAAGCGTTTGCAACCATTGGCACGTATGACGAAAATGGCGGCTGGGCCACGCATCTTCACTTTCAAATCATTCGAGATTTAGGTGAGTATTTAGATGATTACCCAGGCGTAGTCGATCCCAAACAGGCTGACTTTTATCTACGCAACTGCCCAAACCCGAATTGGATATTGGGCAGAAGCGATTTAGCTTGA
- the yghU gene encoding glutathione-dependent disulfide-bond oxidoreductase: MTNEYIPPKVWTNEQQGGTWGSINRPEAGARFERELPIGEHPIQLYSMGTPNGQKVTILLEELLAKGVTEAEYDAFLIKIGDSDQFSSGFVEVNPNSKIPAMVDRSGSEPINVFESGSILLYLAEKFGHFIPKEIVDRTKVLNWLFWLQGSAPYLGGGFGHFYHYAPEKYEYPINRFTMEAKRQLDVLDKQLANNTYIAGEEYSIADIAIWPWYGNLVLHNSYQAAEFLQVQDYKHVQRWAKTILERPAVQRGRIVNKPMGEPWEAIEERHSAADIDKALSLKP, translated from the coding sequence ATGACAAACGAATATATTCCACCAAAAGTTTGGACCAACGAACAACAAGGCGGCACTTGGGGGAGCATTAACCGCCCGGAAGCGGGTGCGCGTTTTGAGCGTGAATTGCCAATCGGTGAGCACCCAATTCAACTGTATTCAATGGGCACACCAAACGGCCAAAAAGTCACGATTCTACTTGAAGAACTACTCGCAAAAGGCGTCACTGAAGCCGAATACGATGCATTTCTAATCAAGATTGGCGACAGCGACCAATTCTCATCTGGCTTTGTCGAAGTGAATCCAAATTCCAAGATTCCAGCCATGGTGGATCGCAGCGGTAGTGAGCCAATCAACGTGTTTGAGTCTGGCTCTATCTTGCTGTATTTGGCAGAAAAGTTTGGTCACTTCATCCCGAAAGAGATCGTCGATCGCACTAAAGTGTTGAACTGGTTATTCTGGCTGCAAGGCTCAGCTCCGTATCTTGGTGGCGGCTTTGGTCATTTCTACCACTACGCACCAGAAAAATATGAATACCCAATCAACCGCTTTACCATGGAAGCGAAACGTCAGCTAGACGTACTCGACAAACAACTGGCGAATAACACCTACATTGCTGGTGAAGAGTACAGCATCGCTGACATCGCCATTTGGCCTTGGTATGGCAACTTAGTGCTGCACAATTCATATCAAGCGGCTGAGTTTTTGCAAGTTCAAGATTACAAACACGTACAGCGCTGGGCTAAAACGATTTTAGAGCGCCCTGCCGTACAACGTGGCCGCATCGTCAACAAACCGATGGGCGAACCGTGGGAAGCGATTGAAGAACGCCACAGCGCGGCGGATATCGATAAAGCACTGAGCTTAAAGCCTTAA
- a CDS encoding helix-turn-helix domain-containing protein, with protein sequence MEYTEQDREALYNLWMSQKAKRHLTQMDMAKRLGMTIGEFSDMIRGKGELTKSFISRFFQQLDIEPHTILPSLKNQIAPENAVVYLQNRISIDGEIQNVQIDGNQVIIDYCCKVAKQK encoded by the coding sequence ATGGAATACACCGAACAAGACAGAGAAGCGCTATATAATTTATGGATGTCGCAAAAGGCCAAACGTCATTTAACCCAAATGGACATGGCAAAACGTTTAGGCATGACTATCGGTGAGTTTTCAGACATGATCCGTGGTAAAGGTGAGCTAACCAAAAGCTTCATCAGCCGTTTTTTTCAGCAACTCGATATTGAACCTCATACCATTTTGCCGTCACTCAAAAATCAAATCGCACCTGAAAATGCTGTCGTCTACTTACAAAACCGCATCAGTATTGATGGTGAAATTCAAAATGTACAGATTGATGGCAACCAAGTAATCATTGATTATTGCTGTAAGGTAGCTAAGCAGAAGTAA
- a CDS encoding DUF1097 domain-containing protein, translating into MSTLFAISLTTGLLSGIWGWVAISLGLLSWAGFLGCTSYFASPIQGVKGLGVSLATNLAGVAWALVIIHGSQWLGSDILGYMLTALVSFFMCIQAKKSWLSFIPGTFIGACATFAANGNWQLVIPSLLIGGLFGYLMKASGLWLQARSETKFKFVKG; encoded by the coding sequence ATGTCGACTTTATTTGCCATTTCTTTAACTACCGGATTACTGTCTGGCATTTGGGGCTGGGTAGCCATTTCATTAGGTTTACTTTCTTGGGCGGGTTTTCTTGGTTGTACGAGTTACTTTGCCTCTCCAATTCAAGGTGTAAAAGGGCTAGGCGTGAGTTTGGCAACCAATCTAGCGGGTGTGGCTTGGGCGTTGGTGATCATTCATGGTTCACAATGGCTGGGCAGTGACATTCTTGGTTATATGTTGACGGCGTTGGTGTCGTTTTTTATGTGTATTCAAGCCAAGAAATCCTGGCTGAGTTTTATTCCTGGCACCTTCATTGGCGCTTGTGCCACTTTTGCCGCAAATGGTAACTGGCAATTGGTGATTCCATCGCTGCTGATTGGTGGTTTATTTGGCTATTTAATGAAGGCGAGTGGCCTGTGGTTGCAAGCCCGAAGTGAGACAAAATTCAAGTTTGTGAAAGGTTAA
- a CDS encoding DMT family transporter, whose amino-acid sequence MPNHSPVLGATWMLIAGLSFALVNSIAQYISITFSLPSTTVALLQYGIALVAIMPYLKTLGIRRSLYTKHFGWHAFRVFLSVIGIQLWFWALAYPVPIWQGIALLMTSPLFATVGSGILLKENVGWARWLATWAGFAGAMIILEPWSDAFSWATLLPVGAAFFWACYSLMVKKMSVNDSPSTMVVYLLLLLTPFNLFLALPEWSTPTGWNVWGLLIGAGILTALAQWAIVKAYAVADASFVQPFDLAKLPFNVFLGWLVFGWVPTGNLWFGAAIMMASIVFITQFERIKSRV is encoded by the coding sequence ATGCCAAACCATTCTCCTGTGCTCGGCGCAACTTGGATGCTGATTGCAGGCTTATCTTTTGCTTTAGTGAACAGCATTGCCCAGTACATCAGTATTACTTTTTCATTGCCTTCTACTACTGTGGCACTGCTGCAATATGGGATTGCGCTGGTGGCGATTATGCCGTACCTCAAAACCTTGGGTATTCGCCGTTCGCTTTATACTAAGCACTTTGGTTGGCATGCGTTTCGGGTGTTTTTATCTGTCATCGGCATTCAATTGTGGTTTTGGGCATTGGCGTATCCGGTGCCGATTTGGCAAGGCATTGCGCTGCTAATGACCTCACCACTATTTGCGACGGTAGGCTCAGGCATTTTATTAAAAGAAAACGTCGGTTGGGCACGATGGCTTGCGACCTGGGCGGGGTTTGCGGGAGCGATGATCATTCTTGAGCCTTGGTCTGATGCTTTCAGTTGGGCAACATTATTGCCTGTTGGCGCGGCATTTTTCTGGGCGTGTTACTCCTTAATGGTGAAGAAAATGTCGGTTAACGACTCCCCATCAACCATGGTGGTGTATTTATTGCTATTACTGACGCCGTTTAATCTATTTTTAGCTTTGCCAGAATGGTCAACACCGACCGGTTGGAATGTCTGGGGTTTGTTGATTGGCGCAGGGATTTTAACAGCACTGGCGCAGTGGGCGATTGTTAAGGCTTATGCGGTGGCCGATGCTTCTTTTGTACAGCCGTTTGATTTGGCAAAATTGCCGTTTAATGTTTTCTTAGGTTGGCTGGTGTTCGGTTGGGTGCCGACTGGAAACTTATGGTTTGGCGCGGCTATTATGATGGCATCGATTGTGTTTATTACTCAGTTTGAACGCATTAAAAGTCGTGTGTAA
- the leuA gene encoding 2-isopropylmalate synthase, producing the protein MLEMPSKKYRAAPVINFPQRTWPSNILDKAPRWCSTDLRDGNQSLSNPMNIDKKLKLFHHLVECGFKEIEVAFPSASQTDFDFVRCLIENELIPGDVTIQVITQSRSDLIERTIDSLTGASKAIVHLYNATAPSFRDIVFSQDKMSTLELAVNGAKQIKALCEKRPETEWTLEYSPETFNFTESEFALEICEAVASVWQPSKTRQLIINLPTTVECNTPNVFADQIEHFINTFSSLEHVTISVHPHNDRGTGVASAELAMLAGATRVEGCLFGNGERTGNVDLVTLALNLYSQGIDPKLRFHDIRHTVELVEQCNEIPVHPRHPYAGRLVFTAFSGSHQDAIKKGFSSYSSKLKTFWDIPYLPIDPMDLGCNYEKVIRVNSQSGKSGAAWLLQENHGLLLPKMLQADLSKKVKSHTDRSGCEINLSELWQLFRQSYGLVSNPTISLQSYHSQTTEIGQKIEAKIHHNNKMIGCVGSGNGLMSALLKGLMEQYGLQVNIVDYHEHTLGSRTQSKAACYVQLQSAISNVSFFGVAIEEDATKASLQALLNAYSNSLQTNLAL; encoded by the coding sequence ATGTTAGAAATGCCATCAAAAAAATACCGAGCAGCTCCTGTTATCAACTTTCCACAGAGAACCTGGCCATCAAATATATTAGACAAAGCCCCTCGCTGGTGCTCAACCGATTTGCGAGATGGTAATCAATCTTTATCTAACCCAATGAATATTGATAAAAAACTGAAGCTCTTTCACCACTTAGTTGAATGCGGATTCAAGGAGATTGAGGTTGCATTCCCATCAGCATCGCAAACGGATTTTGACTTTGTTCGATGTCTGATCGAGAACGAGTTAATTCCAGGTGATGTTACTATTCAGGTGATTACGCAATCCAGATCGGACTTGATTGAGCGAACAATTGATTCTCTAACAGGGGCGTCTAAGGCCATAGTCCATTTGTACAATGCTACAGCTCCATCTTTTAGAGATATTGTTTTTTCTCAGGATAAAATGTCTACTCTAGAACTTGCTGTAAATGGAGCTAAACAGATTAAAGCCTTATGTGAAAAACGACCTGAAACTGAATGGACTCTTGAGTATTCACCAGAAACATTCAATTTTACGGAATCCGAGTTTGCACTTGAAATCTGTGAAGCAGTAGCGTCAGTATGGCAGCCAAGTAAGACACGGCAGCTTATCATTAACCTGCCAACAACCGTTGAATGTAACACTCCTAACGTTTTTGCAGACCAGATTGAACACTTCATAAATACATTTAGTTCATTAGAGCACGTGACAATCAGTGTTCATCCTCATAATGATCGAGGTACAGGTGTTGCTAGTGCCGAACTCGCCATGCTAGCAGGAGCGACTCGGGTCGAAGGTTGTTTATTCGGGAACGGTGAACGTACAGGCAATGTTGACTTGGTCACACTCGCGCTAAACCTTTATTCACAAGGCATTGATCCTAAATTGCGCTTTCATGACATTCGGCATACGGTTGAACTCGTCGAGCAGTGTAACGAAATCCCTGTTCACCCGCGTCATCCATATGCTGGAAGGCTCGTTTTCACCGCCTTTTCGGGCTCTCATCAAGATGCCATTAAAAAAGGATTTTCTTCGTATAGCTCTAAGTTGAAGACCTTCTGGGATATCCCTTATTTGCCGATAGACCCTATGGATTTGGGGTGTAACTATGAAAAAGTGATTCGTGTAAATAGTCAATCAGGTAAGAGTGGTGCCGCATGGTTACTGCAAGAAAACCACGGATTGTTACTGCCTAAAATGCTCCAAGCCGATTTGAGTAAAAAAGTGAAAAGTCATACCGATAGATCGGGATGTGAAATTAATCTTTCGGAATTATGGCAACTATTCAGACAGTCTTATGGTCTAGTGAGTAACCCGACCATAAGCTTGCAGAGCTATCACAGCCAAACAACAGAGATTGGCCAAAAAATTGAAGCCAAAATTCATCACAACAACAAAATGATAGGATGTGTTGGTTCTGGGAATGGTCTAATGTCTGCGTTGCTAAAAGGGTTAATGGAACAATATGGTCTGCAGGTAAATATCGTTGACTATCACGAGCATACTCTCGGTTCACGAACCCAAAGTAAGGCGGCCTGTTATGTGCAGCTACAGTCTGCGATTTCTAACGTGAGCTTTTTTGGCGTCGCAATTGAAGAAGATGCAACAAAAGCGTCTCTACAAGCATTGTTGAATGCCTACTCTAATTCACTACAGACTAACTTAGCGCTTTAA
- a CDS encoding helix-turn-helix domain-containing protein → MLTSLIVEAVSLPDIRIAGTREERIFELILDELRLLNPIDFYLPNPKTEALVMLCKNVSERLSHPWTASDAAKYLGQSERTVSRRFQQELGLTFTEWLRQKRLLHASELLASGCSVLDAALAIGYDSPSAFSAMFKSRTGLSPREYCPMVNPLEQD, encoded by the coding sequence TTGCTGACCAGTTTAATTGTTGAGGCCGTATCTCTACCTGATATTCGGATAGCTGGAACGCGAGAAGAACGAATATTTGAACTAATACTTGATGAATTACGTTTGCTAAACCCCATTGATTTTTATCTCCCCAACCCAAAAACCGAAGCATTGGTCATGCTCTGTAAAAACGTATCTGAGCGTCTTTCACACCCGTGGACAGCTTCAGATGCTGCCAAGTATTTGGGCCAAAGTGAAAGAACTGTTTCTCGTCGGTTTCAGCAAGAGCTAGGTCTAACGTTCACAGAGTGGCTGCGTCAGAAACGATTACTACATGCGTCTGAACTTTTAGCCAGCGGGTGCAGTGTGTTAGATGCTGCATTAGCGATTGGATATGACAGCCCTAGCGCATTTAGCGCGATGTTTAAAAGTCGAACGGGGCTGTCTCCGAGGGAATATTGTCCGATGGTTAATCCATTAGAACAAGATTAA
- a CDS encoding amidase family protein has protein sequence MYNFLSSGAFVETFTIEPYSNGSLNGLTFAVKDNIDIAQYKTSYGSPSWQHKHKAAIYNALCVDQLLGAGATCLGKAVSDEFTYSLDGENFFFGTPINPKVPDRIPGGSSSGSASAVACGLVDFAIGTDSAGSIRVPASLCGVYAMRPTMHRISEAGVLPFVPSTSTVGAFANDIDVLGDVMHTLLKSESVVSQKIETIYLLEDAFNTSDAEVSALIKDSINNLLVNIDADVVSITLSDILGEEATLDMLNVNALRPLQTFEFLNTVGNWIENESPELSPFFAMKYETVRKFERKLVSDSLRLCERYFRRMSSFLKKGDLVLFPTVPTVAPLKHSLEDMETALDFYDRTMSITSFSGIGRLPEISIPIANIDNAPVGLSVAAGFYQDEFLISSVKQLLLNS, from the coding sequence ATGTATAACTTTTTATCCTCTGGCGCATTTGTTGAAACCTTCACGATAGAACCATATAGCAACGGGTCACTTAATGGGCTTACATTTGCCGTTAAAGACAATATTGATATTGCTCAGTATAAAACCTCTTATGGGAGCCCATCTTGGCAACATAAACATAAGGCTGCCATTTATAACGCTTTGTGTGTCGATCAGCTATTAGGCGCTGGGGCAACCTGTTTAGGGAAGGCAGTATCAGATGAATTTACTTATAGTTTAGATGGCGAAAATTTCTTTTTTGGAACGCCTATCAACCCCAAAGTGCCAGATAGAATACCGGGAGGCTCATCGAGTGGTTCGGCTTCTGCTGTTGCGTGCGGTTTAGTTGATTTTGCCATTGGAACCGATTCAGCAGGTTCAATCCGAGTACCTGCAAGTTTGTGTGGCGTTTATGCCATGCGACCAACTATGCATCGAATATCGGAGGCAGGTGTCTTACCTTTCGTCCCTAGCACGAGTACGGTTGGGGCTTTTGCCAATGATATAGATGTATTGGGCGATGTTATGCACACACTATTAAAAAGTGAAAGCGTGGTATCACAAAAAATAGAGACGATTTACCTGCTTGAAGATGCCTTTAATACCTCTGATGCTGAGGTATCAGCTCTGATAAAAGATAGCATTAACAATTTATTGGTTAATATTGATGCTGATGTGGTCTCTATTACACTGAGCGATATTCTTGGCGAGGAAGCAACACTTGATATGCTTAATGTTAATGCATTAAGACCATTACAAACTTTTGAGTTCTTAAACACTGTCGGTAATTGGATTGAAAATGAATCTCCAGAACTTAGCCCATTTTTTGCTATGAAATATGAAACTGTACGAAAGTTTGAACGCAAGTTGGTTAGCGATTCTCTCCGGCTTTGTGAGCGATATTTTCGTCGGATGTCCTCGTTTCTAAAAAAGGGCGATTTGGTTTTGTTCCCCACAGTACCCACGGTTGCACCATTAAAACATTCGCTTGAGGATATGGAAACAGCGCTAGATTTTTATGACCGAACAATGTCGATCACTTCATTTTCTGGTATTGGTCGTTTACCTGAAATATCGATACCAATAGCAAATATAGATAACGCACCTGTTGGACTGTCTGTTGCAGCAGGCTTCTATCAAGATGAATTTTTAATATCCAGTGTAAAGCAGTTATTGTTGAATTCTTAA
- a CDS encoding QnrC family quinolone resistance pentapeptide repeat protein encodes MNYSHKTYDQIDFSGQDLSSHHFSHCKFFGCNFNRVNLRDAKFMGCTFIESNDFEGCNFIYADLRDASFMNCMLSMANFQGANCFGLELRECDLKGANFSQANFVNHVSNKMYFCSAYITGCNLSYANFDKQCLEKCDLFENKWVGASLQGASFKESDLSRGSFSDDFWEQCRIQGCDLTHSELNGLEPRKVDLTGVKICSWQQEQILEQLGVIVIPDKVF; translated from the coding sequence TTGAATTATTCCCATAAAACGTACGATCAAATTGATTTTTCCGGCCAAGATTTGAGCTCTCATCACTTTTCTCACTGTAAATTTTTTGGTTGTAATTTTAATCGAGTGAATTTACGTGATGCTAAATTCATGGGTTGTACATTTATTGAATCGAATGATTTTGAAGGATGTAATTTTATCTATGCAGACCTACGAGATGCTTCATTTATGAATTGCATGCTTTCAATGGCGAATTTCCAAGGGGCAAACTGTTTTGGTCTTGAGTTAAGAGAATGCGATCTAAAAGGTGCTAATTTCTCACAGGCAAACTTTGTAAATCATGTTTCTAACAAAATGTATTTTTGCTCTGCTTACATTACGGGTTGTAATTTGTCTTATGCTAATTTTGATAAGCAATGCCTTGAAAAGTGTGATTTATTTGAAAATAAATGGGTAGGAGCGAGCCTGCAAGGGGCCTCTTTTAAAGAGTCAGACTTAAGTAGGGGATCATTTTCTGATGACTTTTGGGAGCAATGCAGAATTCAGGGGTGTGATCTCACTCATTCAGAATTAAATGGCTTAGAACCTCGTAAAGTGGATTTAACTGGCGTGAAAATTTGTTCATGGCAACAAGAGCAGATTTTGGAGCAGTTGGGGGTGATTGTTATTCCAGACAAAGTGTTTTGA
- a CDS encoding DUF1479 domain-containing protein — protein MSASFTSKELPSDYKSNIVAMKRALKAQIGDVDALFKQVCDKIETELAAARKQEQETGSAWPEISQADLQQGNISPELIAQIKRRGCLVVRQTFDREEAVAMDQSMLDYLDSNDFDNIYGGPGDNFFGTLVASKPEIFPIYWSKAQMEARQSSQIASIQSFLNRLWKFETNEGQHFDPEVSIIYPDRIRRRLPGTNSNGLGAHTDSGALERWLLPAYQKVFEKIFTNQFDQYDPWDAAHRPDVNEYTVGSTTKCSVFRTFQGWTALSDMALNQGLLHVVPVPEAMAYILLRPLLDDVPEDELCGVASGHVLPISEQWHPHLIKGLCSIPEMKAGDSVWWHCDLIHSVAPVQDQQGWGNVMYIPAAPMCEKNKQYAVEIQSALKEGLSPPDFPREDYEKNWQGRFTFDMLNEAGKKGMGLK, from the coding sequence ATGTCAGCGTCATTTACCTCTAAAGAACTTCCTAGCGATTATAAAAGCAATATTGTGGCGATGAAGCGGGCACTGAAAGCGCAGATTGGCGATGTCGATGCGCTGTTCAAGCAAGTGTGCGATAAAATTGAAACCGAACTGGCCGCCGCGCGTAAACAAGAGCAAGAGACGGGCAGCGCATGGCCAGAAATAAGCCAAGCCGATTTACAGCAAGGCAATATTTCGCCTGAGTTGATTGCACAAATCAAACGCCGCGGCTGTTTGGTGGTACGTCAAACTTTTGATCGTGAAGAAGCTGTCGCGATGGATCAGTCGATGCTCGATTACTTAGATAGCAATGATTTCGACAACATTTACGGCGGCCCGGGTGATAACTTCTTTGGCACGCTTGTCGCTTCTAAACCGGAAATCTTCCCGATTTATTGGTCTAAAGCACAAATGGAGGCTCGTCAAAGTTCTCAGATTGCTTCAATTCAATCTTTCTTAAATCGCCTATGGAAATTTGAAACCAACGAAGGTCAGCATTTTGATCCGGAAGTCAGCATTATCTATCCAGACCGCATTCGCCGTCGCTTGCCGGGCACCAACTCTAACGGACTTGGTGCACATACGGATTCCGGAGCGTTAGAGCGTTGGTTGCTACCGGCTTATCAAAAAGTATTTGAAAAGATCTTCACCAATCAATTTGACCAATACGACCCGTGGGATGCGGCGCACCGACCAGATGTGAATGAATACACCGTTGGCAGCACCACCAAATGTTCAGTATTTCGTACTTTCCAAGGCTGGACAGCGTTATCGGATATGGCATTAAATCAAGGCTTGTTGCATGTGGTGCCTGTACCGGAAGCGATGGCGTACATTTTACTGCGTCCATTGTTAGATGATGTGCCAGAAGATGAACTCTGCGGCGTTGCATCCGGCCATGTATTGCCGATTTCAGAGCAATGGCATCCGCACCTTATTAAAGGCTTATGCAGCATTCCTGAAATGAAAGCCGGGGATTCTGTGTGGTGGCACTGCGATCTCATTCACTCCGTTGCCCCCGTGCAAGACCAACAAGGCTGGGGCAATGTGATGTACATCCCTGCTGCGCCTATGTGTGAGAAAAACAAACAGTACGCGGTTGAAATCCAAAGCGCATTAAAAGAAGGGCTGTCGCCACCAGATTTCCCACGAGAAGACTACGAGAAAAACTGGCAAGGCCGCTTTACCTTCGACATGCTTAATGAGGCAGGTAAAAAGGGCATGGGGTTGAAGTAA
- a CDS encoding DeoR/GlpR family DNA-binding transcription regulator: MNPRHSQIIQMVNEQKRVQVADLSEKIGVSGVTIRQDLNYLESEGHLKRVHGAAVALQSDDIDSRLTVSFEIKQALANKAADLVAPNETVLIEGGSANALLARTLAERGDVTIITPSAYIAHLLKNTSASIILLGGVYQHQGESLVGPLTKLCIEHIHFSTAFLGVDGYHPDTGFTSRDMMRADIASSILAKQRRNIVLTDSSKFGQIFPSTIGKTDQISIVLTDTQADIEQLDSLRNRGVEVILG, encoded by the coding sequence ATGAACCCAAGACACAGCCAAATCATCCAAATGGTTAACGAACAGAAACGTGTTCAAGTGGCCGATTTATCTGAAAAAATAGGCGTGTCAGGCGTAACCATTCGTCAAGATTTGAATTACCTTGAAAGTGAAGGTCATTTGAAACGGGTACATGGCGCAGCCGTCGCGCTGCAAAGCGATGATATTGATAGCCGTTTGACCGTCAGCTTTGAAATCAAACAAGCGCTCGCCAACAAAGCCGCGGATTTAGTCGCGCCGAATGAAACGGTATTAATTGAAGGCGGCAGCGCCAATGCATTACTTGCAAGAACACTCGCAGAGCGTGGCGATGTCACCATCATTACGCCTTCAGCTTATATTGCGCATTTATTGAAAAACACGTCTGCCAGCATCATTCTGCTTGGCGGGGTGTATCAACATCAAGGCGAAAGCTTGGTTGGCCCTTTAACTAAGTTGTGTATTGAACACATTCACTTTAGCACTGCATTTTTAGGTGTTGATGGCTACCATCCAGATACAGGCTTCACCAGCCGTGACATGATGCGCGCCGATATCGCCTCTAGCATTCTAGCCAAACAACGCCGCAATATCGTGCTCACCGATTCAAGCAAATTCGGTCAAATCTTTCCATCGACCATAGGAAAAACTGACCAAATTTCGATTGTTCTCACCGATACTCAAGCCGATATTGAACAGCTTGATTCACTACGCAATAGAGGCGTTGAAGTAATTTTGGGCTAA